One Schistocerca nitens isolate TAMUIC-IGC-003100 chromosome 1, iqSchNite1.1, whole genome shotgun sequence DNA segment encodes these proteins:
- the LOC126235358 gene encoding U3 small nucleolar RNA-interacting protein 2: MSFFIRTQPKKQSNKRNKVNGEYSDKKRPRKKESEEIDSDEVSESSKSDVESDIGETAQEKKIRLAKIYLEEIEKRERERAEENDVNKDVITSRLQEEIRDKSDKYRRNVASKYKGYLKDDVKVLKCKEHSLSLTCVVVSQDGKAMFTASKDGGIVKWSLPEGNKLKSLKGGKDAPHGSRKPTILCLALSSDEKFLVSGGLNKVINVWSPDTFQLLHSFSKHSGAVTGLAFRKGTHQLFSASDDKTVKIWNLDEMSYIETLFGHQTGITSIDALSADRAVTSGGGDNTIRIWKVVEESQLIFNGHRGSIECVKLITEDHFLSCGTDGDLCLWGSMKKKPLCSVSVAHGVSDNSEPNWISSTAAYVNSDLVASGSCNGSVKLWRCGDSYRSLEHLFDILVVGFVNCLAFTPDGSYLIAGVGQEHRLGRWWRNKDAKNSILIIPLLISTE; the protein is encoded by the coding sequence atgtctttttttataaGAACTCAACCAAAAAAGCAGTCAAATAAACGAAACAAAGTTAATGGTGAATACAGTGACAAAAAACGGCCTCGCAAAAAGGAAAGTGAAGAAATAGATAGTGATGAAGTAAGTGAGAGTAGTAAAAGCGATGTTGAAAGTGACATTGGAGAGACAGCTCAAGAGAAGAAGATACGCCTTGCTAAAATTTaccttgaagaaatcgaaaagagggAACGCGAACGTGCAGAAGAAAATGACGTAAATAAGGATGTGATAACAAGTCGTCTTCAGGAAGAGATTAGAGATAAATCGGATAAGTACAGGAGAAATGTTGCTAGTAAATACAAAGGATATTTAAAGGACGATGTGAAGGTGCTCAAATGTAAAGAACATAGTTTATCCCTTACTTGTGTTGTCGTCTCTCAAGACGGAAAAGCTATGTTCACGGCCTCTAAAGACGGTGGTATAGTAAAGTGGTCACTTCCGGAAGGAAATAAACTGAAATCACTTAAAGGCGGCAAAGATGCGCCTCATGGAAGTCGAAAGCCAACAATTCTGTGCCTTGCTCTCTCGTCGGATGAGAAATTCTTAGTGTCCGGCGGCTTAAACAAAGTTATCAATGTGTGGAGCCCGGATACATTTCAGTTACTTCATTCGTTTTCAAAGCATAGTGGTGCAGTTACTGGACTAGCATTTAGGAAGGGTACGCACCAACTCTTTAGTGCTTCTGACGATAAAACAGTAAAAATATGGAATTTAGATGAAATGTCGTATATTGAAACACTTTTTGGTCATCAAACCGGCATTACCAGTATAGATGCGTTGTCTGCTGACAGAGCTGTGACATCTGGTGGCGGAGACAACACTATCAGGATATGGAAAGTTGTTGAAGAATCTCAGCTCATATTTAATGGACATAGGGGATCTATAGAATGTGTGAAACTGATTACAGAAGATCACTTTCTGTCGTGTGGAACTGATGGCGATCTTTGTTTGTGGGGAAGTATGAAGAAGAAACCCTTGTGTTCTGTTTCTGTGGCACATGGTGTTAGTGATAATTCTGAACCAAACTGGATATCTAGCACAGCTGCCTATGTAAATAGTGATCTTGTTGCATCAGGTTCATGTAATGGTTCAGTGAAATTATGGAGATGTGGTGATTCCTATAGATCACTCGAACATTTGTTTGACATTTTAGTGGTTGGTTTTGTTAACTGTCTGGCCTTCACACCTGATGGTAGTTATCTTATTGCTGGAGTTGGTCAAGAGCACAGACTGGGGCGATGGTGGAGAAACAAAGATGCAAAAAATAGTATTCTTATAATACCTCTGTTAATTAGTACAGAATAA